A window of the Verminephrobacter eiseniae EF01-2 genome harbors these coding sequences:
- a CDS encoding polyhydroxyalkanoate depolymerase has product MLYHLYETQRSLMEPFTDFAQAASKLLSNPGSPLSQTGTAQRMAAAYDLLYRLGKDYEKPAFGIHTVDVDGVGLAIHERVEIDKPFCALRRFKRFSDDPATLTGLKGQPVVLIVAPLSGHYASLLRDTVRTMLREHKVYITDWKNARMVPLSEGPFHLDDYVNYMQEFIRHLQAKYGHCHVVSVCQPTVPVLAAVSLMASRGEQTPLTMTMMGGPIDARKSPTAVNNLAINRSFEWFENNVIYRVPEKFPGAGRRVYPGFLQYTGFVAMNPDRHASSHYDYFKNLVKGDDASAEAHRNFYDEYNAVLDMDADYYLETIQTVFQDYKLVHGTWDVRSPEDRIERVRPQDITSTALFTVEGELDDISGSGQTEAAHGLCSGIAHQAQRHLEVKGAGHYGIFSGRRWRDMVYPQVRDFILAHPSPPKNALAPAVAAATAAAEAPVAVPVTPASKAGSEPAQQTAQTVEAVPPATSAPRAAAKTPAAPAIATRWVSPEPASAVAAVAAVAAVAAESAGPGTARRAAKAAATPAPRSKARKA; this is encoded by the coding sequence ATGCTGTACCACCTCTACGAAACCCAGCGCTCGCTGATGGAGCCCTTTACCGACTTTGCGCAGGCGGCATCCAAATTGCTCAGCAATCCGGGCTCCCCGCTGAGCCAGACCGGGACGGCCCAGCGCATGGCCGCAGCCTATGACCTGCTCTACCGCTTGGGCAAGGATTACGAAAAGCCGGCGTTCGGCATCCACACCGTGGATGTCGACGGTGTCGGTCTGGCCATCCATGAGCGCGTCGAGATCGACAAGCCGTTTTGCGCACTGCGCCGCTTCAAGCGCTTCTCGGACGACCCGGCCACATTGACCGGGCTCAAGGGCCAGCCTGTGGTGCTCATCGTGGCACCGCTGTCGGGCCACTATGCCAGCTTGCTGCGCGATACCGTGCGCACCATGCTCCGGGAGCACAAGGTCTACATCACCGACTGGAAGAATGCACGCATGGTGCCGCTGTCCGAGGGGCCATTCCATCTGGACGACTATGTCAATTACATGCAGGAATTCATCCGCCACCTGCAGGCCAAGTATGGCCATTGCCATGTGGTCAGCGTCTGCCAGCCCACCGTGCCGGTGCTGGCGGCCGTGTCGCTGATGGCCAGCCGTGGCGAGCAGACACCGCTGACCATGACCATGATGGGCGGCCCCATCGATGCGCGCAAATCGCCCACGGCGGTGAACAACCTGGCGATCAACCGCAGCTTCGAGTGGTTCGAGAACAACGTGATCTACCGCGTGCCGGAGAAGTTTCCCGGCGCCGGCCGCCGGGTCTATCCCGGCTTCCTGCAATACACGGGCTTTGTCGCGATGAACCCCGACCGCCACGCCAGCAGCCACTACGACTACTTCAAGAACCTGGTCAAGGGCGACGACGCCAGTGCCGAAGCCCATCGCAATTTCTACGACGAATACAACGCCGTGCTCGACATGGATGCCGACTACTACCTGGAAACCATACAGACCGTCTTTCAGGACTACAAACTGGTGCACGGCACCTGGGACGTGCGTTCGCCCGAAGACCGGATCGAGCGCGTGCGCCCGCAAGACATCACCAGCACGGCGCTGTTCACGGTCGAGGGCGAGCTCGATGATATTTCCGGCTCCGGCCAGACCGAGGCCGCCCACGGGCTGTGCAGCGGCATCGCGCACCAGGCGCAGCGCCATCTGGAGGTCAAGGGTGCCGGCCACTACGGCATCTTCAGCGGCCGCCGCTGGCGCGACATGGTGTACCCCCAGGTGCGCGACTTCATTCTTGCGCACCCGTCGCCGCCAAAGAACGCGCTGGCACCGGCCGTTGCCGCTGCTACCGCTGCTGCGGAGGCGCCGGTCGCAGTGCCGGTGACCCCCGCCAGCAAGGCCGGCAGCGAACCGGCGCAGCAGACGGCACAGACGGTCGAGGCGGTGCCGCCGGCGACTTCTGCGCCCCGCGCTGCGGCCAAAACCCCGGCAGCGCCTGCGATAGCCACGCGCTGGGTATCGCCCGAGCCGGCCAGCGCCGTGGCCGCCGTGGCCGCCGTGGCCGCCGTGGCCGCCGAGTCGGCCGGGCCGGGCACGGCCCGCAGGGCCGCCAAGGCGGCGGCAACGCCGGCCCCCCGCAGCAAGGCGCGCAAGGCTTGA
- a CDS encoding saccharopine dehydrogenase family protein — protein MTDITHIARPPCHPGDGTSHLRRPVSILGAGHIGFAIALLLQQTGDYDILVADRDPMRLAKVAALGIATRQTAADADWSAVIDGRFAVLDALPFHCAIALASACAQAGVHYFDLTEDVPSTQAIRALAAGARSVLMPQCGLAPGFIGIVGNDLARRFERLDSLRLRVGALPRYPQGALRYNLTWSTEGLINEYCNPCEAIVDGLRTTVAPLEGLENFVLDGVEYEAFNTSGGLGTLTETLAGRARQVDYQSIRYPGHCAIVKLLLNDLRLRERRELLRDILESAIPSTDQDVIVVCATACGLRGGRLAQHAYCARIFGTEVAGHALSAIELTTAAGICTALDLLAQGRLPHRGFVGQEAVALADFLANRFGMAYAGQGALAL, from the coding sequence ATGACCGACATCACCCACATCGCCCGCCCCCCCTGCCACCCCGGTGACGGCACCAGCCACCTGCGCCGCCCGGTCAGCATCCTGGGCGCGGGCCATATCGGCTTTGCCATCGCCTTGCTGCTGCAACAGACGGGCGACTACGACATCCTGGTGGCCGACCGCGACCCGATGCGGCTGGCCAAAGTGGCCGCCCTGGGCATCGCCACGCGGCAGACAGCCGCCGACGCGGACTGGTCGGCCGTCATCGACGGCCGCTTTGCCGTGCTCGATGCGCTGCCATTCCATTGCGCCATCGCGCTCGCCAGCGCCTGCGCCCAGGCGGGCGTGCATTATTTCGACCTGACCGAAGACGTGCCAAGCACCCAGGCCATCCGCGCGCTGGCCGCCGGGGCCCGCAGCGTGCTGATGCCCCAATGCGGCCTGGCGCCGGGCTTCATCGGCATCGTGGGCAACGACCTGGCGCGCCGTTTCGAGCGCCTGGACAGCCTGCGCCTGCGCGTCGGAGCACTGCCGCGCTACCCGCAGGGCGCGCTGCGCTACAACCTGACCTGGAGCACCGAGGGCCTGATCAACGAATACTGCAACCCCTGCGAAGCCATCGTCGACGGCCTGCGCACCACGGTGGCGCCGCTGGAGGGGCTGGAGAATTTCGTGCTCGACGGTGTCGAGTACGAGGCTTTCAACACCTCCGGCGGCCTGGGCACACTCACCGAAACGCTGGCCGGCCGGGCCCGGCAGGTCGACTACCAGTCGATCCGCTATCCCGGCCACTGCGCCATCGTGAAACTGCTGCTCAACGACCTGCGCCTGCGTGAGCGGCGCGAACTGCTCCGGGACATCCTGGAAAGCGCCATCCCGAGCACCGATCAGGACGTGATCGTGGTGTGCGCCACGGCCTGCGGCCTGCGCGGCGGGCGGCTGGCGCAGCACGCCTACTGCGCCCGCATCTTTGGCACCGAGGTGGCCGGCCATGCCCTGAGCGCCATCGAACTGACCACAGCCGCCGGCATCTGCACTGCGCTCGACCTGCTCGCCCAAGGCCGCCTGCCGCACAGGGGCTTTGTCGGGCAAGAGGCGGTGGCGTTGGCAGATTTTCTGGCCAACCGGTTCGGCATGGCCTATGCAGGGCAGGGGGCGCTGGCGCTTTGA
- the prmB gene encoding 50S ribosomal protein L3 N(5)-glutamine methyltransferase yields MVDGTIGAVVETGARQLAAAGLSFGHGTTNAHDEAAWLVLWRLGLPLDSDLSALKNQPVTQAQLAQLAALFEERMHSRKPAAYLTREAWLQGVAFYIDERAIVPRSLIAELLADGSVDEFLGAHTRQVLDLCTGNGSLAVLAALAWPEVQVTGADISPEALAVARINVERHGLQQRIALQLSDGLSALPGPWDLILCNPPYVNAASMAALPAEYRAEPRLALAGGADGMDFIRPLLRTAAACMSDNAVLVLEIGNERPGFEAAFAQHPVHWLATSAGPDQVLLLTRQALALFFCS; encoded by the coding sequence ATGGTCGACGGCACCATTGGCGCCGTGGTCGAAACCGGCGCGCGACAGTTGGCGGCGGCGGGCCTGTCCTTCGGCCATGGCACCACCAATGCGCATGACGAGGCCGCATGGCTGGTGCTCTGGCGCCTGGGCCTGCCGCTGGACAGCGACCTGTCGGCCTTGAAGAACCAGCCGGTGACGCAGGCGCAGCTTGCGCAGCTTGCCGCACTTTTCGAAGAACGCATGCACAGCCGCAAACCCGCCGCCTATCTGACGCGCGAGGCCTGGTTGCAGGGCGTGGCGTTCTACATCGACGAGCGCGCCATCGTGCCGCGCAGCCTGATCGCCGAACTGCTGGCCGACGGCAGCGTCGACGAATTCCTGGGCGCGCACACCCGCCAGGTGCTCGACCTGTGCACCGGCAATGGCAGCCTGGCAGTGCTGGCCGCGCTGGCCTGGCCCGAGGTGCAAGTGACCGGCGCCGATATTTCGCCCGAGGCCCTGGCCGTTGCCCGCATCAACGTCGAGCGGCATGGCTTGCAGCAGCGCATCGCACTGCAACTGTCGGACGGCCTGTCCGCCCTGCCCGGTCCCTGGGACCTGATCCTGTGCAATCCACCCTATGTGAATGCGGCCAGCATGGCAGCCCTGCCCGCCGAATACCGCGCCGAACCCCGGCTCGCGCTGGCCGGCGGCGCTGACGGCATGGACTTCATCCGTCCGCTGCTCAGAACCGCCGCAGCCTGCATGAGCGACAATGCGGTGCTGGTTTTGGAAATCGGCAATGAACGGCCCGGCTTTGAAGCCGCGTTCGCGCAGCACCCCGTGCACTGGCTGGCCACCAGCGCCGGCCCGGACCAGGTGCTGCTGCTGACCAGGCAGGCCCTGGCCCTGTTTTTCTGCTCCTGA
- the dapD gene encoding 2,3,4,5-tetrahydropyridine-2,6-dicarboxylate N-succinyltransferase codes for MSSSLQTIIDQAWEQRASLSAGAAPKETLDAVAQVLSELNNGRLRVATRASVGQWTVHQWIKKAVLLSFRLSDNAVIEAGALRFYDKVQPKFSHLDEQGMKAAGVRVVPPAVARHGSFIAKGAVLMPCYVNVGAHVGAGTMVDTWATVGSCAQIGAHVHLSGGVGIGGVLEPLQAGPTIIEDNCFIGARSEVVEGVVVEENSVLGMGVYLGQSTPLFDRASGQISYGRVPSGSVVVSGSLPKTAANGAPYGMYAAIIVKRVDAQTRSKTSINDLLRE; via the coding sequence ATGAGCTCATCACTGCAAACCATCATCGACCAGGCCTGGGAGCAGCGCGCCAGCCTGTCTGCCGGCGCCGCGCCAAAGGAAACGCTGGACGCCGTCGCCCAGGTGCTCTCCGAACTGAACAACGGCCGCTTGCGCGTGGCCACGCGCGCCAGCGTCGGCCAGTGGACCGTGCACCAGTGGATCAAGAAGGCCGTGCTGCTGTCGTTTCGGCTGAGCGACAACGCCGTCATCGAGGCCGGCGCCCTGCGTTTTTACGACAAGGTGCAACCGAAGTTTTCCCACCTGGACGAGCAAGGCATGAAGGCCGCCGGCGTGCGCGTGGTGCCGCCTGCCGTCGCCCGCCACGGCAGCTTCATCGCCAAGGGCGCGGTGCTGATGCCCTGCTACGTCAACGTCGGCGCCCATGTGGGCGCAGGCACCATGGTCGACACCTGGGCCACCGTCGGCTCATGCGCGCAGATCGGCGCGCATGTGCACCTGTCGGGCGGCGTGGGCATCGGCGGCGTGCTCGAGCCGCTGCAAGCCGGCCCCACCATCATCGAAGACAACTGCTTCATCGGCGCCCGCTCGGAGGTGGTCGAAGGCGTGGTCGTGGAGGAGAACTCGGTGCTGGGCATGGGCGTGTACCTGGGCCAAAGCACCCCCCTGTTCGACCGCGCCAGCGGCCAGATCAGCTACGGCCGCGTCCCCTCGGGCAGCGTGGTGGTCAGCGGCAGCCTGCCCAAGACCGCGGCCAATGGCGCGCCCTACGGCATGTATGCAGCGATCATCGTCAAGCGCGTCGATGCCCAAACCCGTTCCAAGACCAGCATCAACGATCTGCTGCGCGAGTGA
- the dapC gene encoding succinyldiaminopimelate transaminase, whose translation MNPLLSRLQPYPFERLRQLFAGVTPAAAYSPISLGMGEPRHPAPQLVKDALIGHLAGLGHYPATAGEPQLRAACAAWLQRRYGLALDPGSQLLPVNGSREALFAFAQTVIDPSQGPPFVVCPNPFYQIYEGAALLAGARPYYACSDPARNFAVDWDAVPANVWQRTQLLFLCSPGNPTGAVMPLAEWQKLLALSERHGFVIASDECYSEIYAHDPPPLGGLQAAAASGRGDFKNLIAFTSLSKRSNVPGLRSGFVAGDAALIKSFLLYRTYHGSAMGPSVQAASIAAWGDEQHVQENRARYREKFARVTPLLARVMQVALPDAGFYLWARVPDAFGLDDTGFAQALLAQYNVTVLPGSYLARAVQGHNPGAGRVRMALVAETEECMQAAERIVQFARSHADRPPSSIST comes from the coding sequence ATGAATCCCTTGCTTTCCCGCCTGCAGCCCTACCCTTTCGAGCGGCTGCGACAGCTCTTTGCGGGGGTGACCCCGGCTGCGGCTTACAGTCCCATCAGCCTGGGCATGGGCGAGCCGCGCCATCCGGCGCCGCAGTTGGTCAAGGACGCATTGATCGGGCATCTGGCGGGCCTGGGCCATTACCCGGCCACCGCCGGCGAGCCGCAACTGCGCGCGGCCTGCGCCGCCTGGCTCCAGCGGCGCTACGGACTGGCGCTGGACCCGGGCAGCCAGTTGCTCCCGGTGAACGGCTCGCGCGAAGCATTGTTCGCGTTCGCCCAGACCGTCATCGACCCCTCGCAAGGCCCGCCGTTCGTGGTCTGCCCGAACCCGTTCTATCAAATCTACGAAGGCGCTGCGCTGTTGGCCGGGGCCAGACCGTACTACGCCTGCAGCGACCCGGCGCGCAACTTCGCCGTGGACTGGGACGCAGTGCCCGCCAACGTTTGGCAGCGCACGCAACTGCTGTTTCTGTGCTCGCCGGGCAACCCTACCGGCGCCGTGATGCCGCTGGCCGAATGGCAAAAGCTGTTGGCACTGAGCGAGCGCCATGGTTTCGTCATCGCCTCGGACGAGTGCTACAGCGAAATTTATGCCCATGACCCGCCCCCGCTGGGCGGCCTGCAGGCGGCCGCCGCGTCGGGCCGGGGCGACTTCAAGAACCTGATTGCTTTCACCAGCCTGTCCAAGCGCAGCAACGTGCCCGGCCTGCGCAGCGGCTTCGTGGCCGGCGACGCGGCGCTGATCAAGTCCTTTTTGCTCTACCGCACCTACCACGGCAGCGCCATGGGCCCGAGCGTGCAGGCGGCCAGCATCGCAGCCTGGGGGGACGAGCAGCATGTGCAGGAAAACCGCGCGCGCTACCGCGAGAAGTTCGCCCGGGTCACCCCGCTGCTGGCCCGGGTGATGCAGGTCGCATTGCCCGACGCCGGCTTTTACCTGTGGGCCCGGGTGCCCGACGCATTCGGCCTGGACGACACCGGGTTCGCACAAGCCCTGCTGGCCCAATACAATGTCACAGTACTGCCGGGCAGTTATCTGGCCCGGGCAGTCCAGGGCCACAACCCCGGCGCCGGGCGCGTGCGCATGGCCTTGGTGGCCGAAACCGAAGAATGCATGCAGGCTGCGGAGCGCATCGTGCAGTTCGCCCGATCCCATGCGGACCGACCCCCATCATCGATATCGACATGA
- the dapE gene encoding succinyl-diaminopimelate desuccinylase: MTRTLHLAEQLIARPSITPDDAGCLDLLAARLAPLGFVCERMDSGPARQRVSNLWAKRPVAQVPDAHDASKTAVKTIVFAGHTDVVPTGPLEQWSSNPFLPTRRDGRLYGRGASDMKTSIAAFIVALEEFLAATPEPRIALALLLTSDEEGPSVDGTRVVVEQLKARGDSIDYCIVGEPTAVEKTGDMVKNGRRGTLSGRLLVRGIQGHIAYPQLARNPIHQALPALAELAATEWDQGNEFFPPTSWQISNLHAGTGATNVIPGEMVLDFNFRFSTQSCAEGLQRHVQQLLERHGLSYELHWTLGGQPFLTTPGELLQAVEQAISAETGLSAALSTTGGTSDGRFIAHICPQVIELGPPNASVHKIDEHVLLTDIEALKNIYRRTLENLQAQALAAATMPA; this comes from the coding sequence ATGACCCGCACCCTGCACCTGGCCGAACAGCTCATTGCCCGGCCTTCGATCACCCCCGATGACGCGGGCTGCCTTGATCTGCTGGCCGCCAGGCTGGCGCCGCTGGGCTTCGTCTGCGAGCGCATGGACAGCGGCCCGGCCCGGCAGCGCGTCAGCAACCTATGGGCAAAACGGCCCGTTGCGCAGGTGCCGGATGCGCATGACGCCAGCAAAACGGCAGTCAAAACCATCGTCTTCGCGGGCCACACCGATGTCGTACCCACCGGCCCACTGGAGCAGTGGAGCAGCAACCCGTTTTTGCCCACCCGCAGGGATGGCCGGCTCTATGGCCGTGGCGCCAGCGACATGAAGACCTCGATTGCCGCTTTCATCGTGGCGCTCGAAGAATTCCTGGCGGCCACGCCCGAGCCCCGTATCGCTCTGGCGCTGCTGCTGACCAGCGACGAGGAAGGCCCCTCGGTAGACGGCACCCGGGTGGTGGTCGAGCAACTCAAGGCACGCGGCGACAGCATCGACTACTGCATCGTCGGCGAACCCACCGCCGTCGAAAAAACCGGCGACATGGTCAAGAACGGCAGGCGCGGCACGCTCAGCGGCCGGCTGCTCGTGCGCGGCATACAGGGGCATATCGCCTATCCGCAACTGGCACGCAACCCGATCCACCAGGCCCTGCCCGCCCTGGCGGAGTTGGCCGCCACCGAGTGGGACCAGGGCAATGAATTCTTCCCGCCCACCAGTTGGCAGATCAGCAACCTGCACGCAGGCACCGGCGCCACCAACGTGATTCCCGGCGAGATGGTGCTGGACTTCAACTTCCGCTTCTCCACGCAATCGTGCGCCGAAGGTCTGCAACGACATGTGCAGCAACTGCTCGAACGCCACGGCCTGAGCTACGAACTGCACTGGACGCTGGGCGGCCAGCCGTTTCTGACCACGCCGGGCGAACTGCTGCAAGCCGTCGAGCAAGCGATCAGCGCCGAAACCGGGCTGAGCGCCGCGCTCTCGACCACCGGCGGCACCAGCGACGGCCGCTTCATTGCCCACATCTGCCCGCAGGTGATCGAACTCGGCCCGCCCAACGCCAGCGTCCACAAGATCGACGAGCATGTGCTGCTGACCGACATCGAAGCGCTCAAGAACATCTACCGCCGCACACTGGAAAACCTGCAAGCGCAGGCATTGGCCGCAGCGACGATGCCGGCATGA
- a CDS encoding RnfABCDGE type electron transport complex subunit B — translation MSQPPAADALADLAARIDAALPQTQCTRCGYPDCRAYAQAIAEGAAAINQCPPGGAEGVARLAAITGQTALALNARHGSEGPRSVAFIDEDWCIGCTLCLKVCPTDAIVGASKMMHTIIERYCTGCELCLPVCPVDCIALDTASGATTGWAAWSAAQAQQARQRYRRHRQRMPGEDPLAQRSAAAGSATEQADQAADQARQARIAAALERARQRRQAGPH, via the coding sequence TTGAGCCAGCCGCCAGCCGCCGACGCCTTGGCCGATCTGGCGGCGCGGATCGACGCCGCGCTGCCCCAGACGCAATGCACGCGCTGCGGCTATCCCGACTGCCGCGCCTATGCGCAGGCCATTGCCGAGGGCGCGGCCGCGATCAACCAATGCCCGCCCGGCGGGGCCGAGGGGGTGGCGCGCCTGGCCGCGATCACCGGCCAGACAGCGCTGGCGCTGAATGCCCGGCATGGGAGCGAGGGGCCGCGCTCGGTGGCGTTCATCGATGAGGACTGGTGCATCGGCTGCACGCTGTGCCTGAAGGTCTGCCCCACCGACGCCATCGTCGGCGCCAGCAAGATGATGCACACCATCATCGAACGCTACTGCACCGGGTGTGAACTGTGCCTGCCCGTGTGCCCCGTGGACTGCATCGCGCTGGACACCGCCAGCGGCGCCACCACCGGCTGGGCCGCCTGGTCCGCAGCGCAGGCACAGCAGGCGCGCCAGCGCTATCGACGGCATCGCCAGCGCATGCCGGGCGAAGACCCGTTGGCGCAGCGCAGCGCAGCAGCCGGCAGCGCCACGGAACAGGCAGACCAGGCAGCAGACCAAGCGCGCCAGGCGCGCATCGCAGCCGCCCTGGAACGCGCGCGCCAGCGCCGGCAGGCAGGCCCGCACTGA
- a CDS encoding Lrp/AsnC family transcriptional regulator, which translates to MTAPLDDTDRQLLSLLQANAREGTATLARRLGLARTTVVARIARLERSGVVAGYGVRLGARLDAGTVRAWCSISVLPKTAPAVLRALQAMAEVEEVSAVSGPFDYLVFLRCASHEQLDALLDRVGQLDGVHQTQTSIVLSRKIDRRSVGA; encoded by the coding sequence ATGACCGCACCGCTGGATGACACCGACCGCCAACTGCTGAGCCTGTTGCAGGCCAATGCGCGCGAAGGCACTGCCACGCTGGCCCGCAGGCTGGGCTTGGCGCGCACCACGGTGGTGGCGCGCATTGCGCGGCTGGAGCGCTCGGGGGTGGTGGCCGGGTATGGCGTGCGGCTCGGCGCCCGGCTCGATGCCGGCACAGTGCGGGCCTGGTGCTCGATCAGCGTGCTGCCAAAGACGGCGCCCGCCGTGCTGCGCGCGCTGCAAGCGATGGCCGAGGTCGAGGAGGTTTCTGCCGTGAGCGGGCCGTTCGACTACCTGGTGTTCCTGCGCTGCGCGAGCCACGAGCAACTCGACGCCCTGCTCGACCGCGTGGGCCAGCTCGACGGCGTGCACCAGACGCAGACCAGCATCGTGCTCAGCCGCAAGATCGACCGCCGCAGCGTGGGTGCGTGA
- the dusA gene encoding tRNA dihydrouridine(20/20a) synthase DusA, with amino-acid sequence MPVPSSPSPWRLSVAPMMDWTDRHCRYFHRLLTRQTRLYTEMVNAGAVLHGGTERHLRLNAEEHPVALQLGGNEPADLARAARLGAQWGYDEINLNCGCPSDRVQRGAFGARLMQTPQRVADCVKAMRDMVDRPVTVKHRIGIDQGQSYGFVRDFVGVVADAGCSVFIVHARNAWLQGLSPKENREIPPLRYALVHQLKADFPRLTVVINGGIATDAVVQQQLHLLDGVMVGRQAYHQPWWLARWDALYYANRSGPCAGASPLTREAVERAMVAYMEREAALHGTPWPHIARHMLGLRHSLPGARLWRQLWSDHRLKDRPAREVHALALRSYAARAGDSG; translated from the coding sequence TTGCCCGTGCCATCCTCCCCGAGCCCCTGGCGCCTGTCCGTCGCGCCGATGATGGACTGGACCGACCGCCACTGCCGTTACTTTCACCGGCTGCTGACGCGCCAGACCCGGCTGTACACCGAGATGGTGAATGCCGGCGCGGTATTGCACGGTGGCACCGAGCGGCATTTGCGGCTGAACGCCGAAGAGCATCCCGTGGCCCTGCAACTGGGCGGCAATGAGCCTGCCGACCTGGCCCGGGCCGCGCGCCTGGGCGCGCAGTGGGGCTATGACGAGATCAACCTCAACTGCGGCTGCCCCAGCGACCGCGTGCAGCGCGGCGCGTTCGGCGCCCGGTTGATGCAAACCCCGCAGCGGGTGGCCGACTGCGTCAAGGCGATGCGCGACATGGTCGATCGGCCGGTGACGGTCAAGCACCGCATCGGCATCGACCAAGGGCAAAGCTACGGCTTCGTGCGCGACTTCGTGGGCGTGGTGGCCGATGCGGGTTGCAGCGTATTCATCGTGCATGCCCGCAATGCCTGGCTGCAGGGCCTGAGTCCAAAGGAAAACCGCGAAATTCCGCCGCTGCGCTACGCGCTGGTGCACCAGCTCAAAGCCGATTTTCCCCGGCTCACCGTGGTCATCAACGGTGGCATCGCCACCGATGCCGTGGTGCAGCAGCAGTTGCACCTGCTCGACGGCGTGATGGTGGGCCGCCAAGCCTACCACCAGCCTTGGTGGCTGGCGCGCTGGGATGCGCTGTACTACGCCAATCGGTCCGGCCCCTGCGCTGGCGCCAGCCCACTCACCCGCGAGGCAGTGGAGCGCGCGATGGTGGCGTACATGGAGCGCGAGGCTGCGCTGCACGGCACGCCCTGGCCCCATATCGCGCGCCATATGCTGGGGCTGCGCCACAGCCTGCCGGGAGCACGCCTGTGGCGCCAACTGTGGAGCGACCACCGGCTCAAGGATCGCCCGGCACGCGAGGTCCATGCGCTGGCGCTACGCTCGTATGCCGCGCGCGCCGGGGACAGCGGGTGA
- a CDS encoding PilT/PilU family type 4a pilus ATPase has translation MGTMERILRLMNEKGASDVFLSANAPALLKINGECMPINNQILPTDAPRNLLSEILPPNRIEELEETGELNMGLPLDGVGRFRISAMRQSGSYAVVIRFITQQVPDFDSLNLPPVLRDLIMEKRGLILLAGASGSGKSTTLASMIDSRNTYLRGHILTIEDPVEYRFHNKKSIINQREVGADTQSLQIALKNALRQAPDVILIGEIRDRETMTAAIAYAQSGHLCLSTLHASNSYHALNRILSFYPVEVRPTMLGDLAFALRAIVSQRLLRTLDTRRVPAVEVLLNTSLIADLVEKGDFFGVKEAMEKSIAEGSQTFEAALAKLVMAGKIERKEGLAHADSPANLMWRLQNDFSLADKAARAQIQAREHVPDDQPTFTEIVLDDSPDA, from the coding sequence ATGGGCACGATGGAGCGGATTTTGCGCCTGATGAACGAGAAAGGCGCCTCGGATGTTTTCCTGTCGGCCAATGCACCGGCGCTGCTCAAGATCAACGGCGAGTGCATGCCGATCAACAACCAGATCCTGCCCACCGATGCGCCGCGCAACCTGCTGTCCGAAATACTGCCCCCGAACCGCATCGAAGAATTGGAAGAAACCGGCGAGCTCAACATGGGCCTGCCGTTGGACGGTGTCGGGCGCTTTCGCATCAGCGCCATGCGCCAAAGCGGCAGCTACGCGGTGGTGATCCGCTTCATCACGCAACAGGTCCCGGATTTCGACTCGCTGAACCTGCCCCCGGTGCTGCGCGACCTGATCATGGAAAAGCGCGGCCTGATCCTGCTGGCAGGCGCCTCGGGCTCGGGCAAGAGCACCACGCTGGCATCGATGATAGACAGCCGCAACACCTATCTGCGGGGCCATATCCTGACCATCGAAGACCCGGTGGAATACCGCTTCCACAACAAGAAGTCGATCATCAACCAGCGCGAGGTAGGCGCTGACACCCAGTCGCTGCAAATCGCCTTGAAGAACGCGCTGCGCCAGGCCCCGGATGTGATCCTGATCGGCGAAATCCGCGACCGCGAAACCATGACGGCCGCTATTGCCTATGCCCAGTCGGGCCACCTGTGCCTGTCGACGCTGCACGCCAGCAACAGCTACCACGCGCTCAACCGCATCCTGTCCTTTTATCCGGTCGAAGTGCGGCCCACGATGCTCGGCGACCTGGCCTTTGCGCTGCGGGCCATCGTGTCGCAGCGCCTGCTGCGCACCCTCGACACCCGCCGCGTGCCGGCGGTGGAAGTCCTGCTCAACACCAGTCTGATCGCCGATCTGGTGGAAAAAGGCGACTTCTTCGGCGTCAAGGAAGCCATGGAAAAGTCCATCGCCGAAGGCTCGCAAACCTTCGAGGCGGCATTGGCCAAACTGGTCATGGCAGGCAAGATAGAACGCAAGGAGGGCCTGGCCCATGCCGACTCGCCGGCCAACCTGATGTGGCGCCTGCAAAATGACTTCTCGCTGGCGGACAAGGCCGCCCGTGCCCAAATACAGGCACGCGAGCATGTGCCCGACGACCAGCCCACATTCACCGAGATCGTGCTCGACGACTCGCCCGATGCCTGA